The Desulfovibrio sp. genome has a window encoding:
- the hcp gene encoding type VI secretion system tube protein Hcp — protein MALTAYMKITGKTQGQIKGDCDQSDSKKKDTMLVYQSNHYVEIPKDTHTGLPTGQRIHHPFTVTVHKNPGSPKMSQACCKGEQCTVEINYFRIKPDGKEDNYYTVKMEDAIIVMMREYTPMTFLPDNKPFHDMEEISFTYSKITWTYNEGNIEYTDDWKGA, from the coding sequence ATGGCTTTAACTGCGTACATGAAGATTACCGGCAAGACCCAGGGGCAGATCAAGGGCGATTGCGACCAGTCCGACTCCAAGAAGAAGGACACCATGCTGGTCTACCAGTCCAATCACTATGTGGAGATTCCCAAGGACACCCATACCGGTCTGCCCACCGGTCAGCGCATCCATCATCCCTTCACCGTGACGGTGCACAAGAACCCCGGCTCGCCCAAGATGTCCCAGGCATGCTGCAAGGGCGAGCAATGCACTGTTGAGATCAACTACTTCCGCATCAAACCTGACGGAAAGGAAGACAACTACTATACGGTGAAGATGGAGGACGCCATCATCGTCATGATGCGCGAATACACCCCCATGACCTTCCTGCCCGACAACAAGCCCTTCCACGACATGGAAGAGATAAGCTTCACCTATTCCAAGATCACCTGGACGTATAACGAAGGCAACATCGAATACACCGACGACTGGAAGGGCGCTTAA
- the tssE gene encoding type VI secretion system baseplate subunit TssE: MYQQRLLERIREVEKHPELRGNPDPAVVVESVMRHLRMILNTKQGTAPIDDDFGVPDFTNLGSTFGQDTIPDIQRSISDVVRKYEPRLKGVNVTYIPQSEDVLQVAFKLEATVQAESREVPVVFETIIDPDGKVSVKE; this comes from the coding sequence ATGTACCAGCAACGCCTGCTCGAACGCATCCGCGAGGTGGAGAAACACCCGGAACTGCGCGGCAACCCCGACCCGGCGGTCGTGGTTGAATCGGTGATGCGGCATCTGCGCATGATCCTCAACACCAAGCAGGGCACAGCCCCCATCGACGACGACTTCGGCGTCCCCGATTTCACCAACCTGGGCTCCACCTTCGGCCAGGACACCATCCCCGACATCCAGCGGTCCATCTCGGACGTGGTCCGCAAATACGAGCCGCGCCTCAAGGGCGTGAACGTCACCTACATTCCCCAAAGCGAGGATGTGCTCCAGGTGGCTTTCAAGCTTGAGGCCACGGTTCAGGCCGAGTCCCGCGAGGTCCCCGTGGTGTTTGAAACCATCATCGACCCGGACGGCAAGGTCAGCGTGAAGGAGTAG
- the tssF gene encoding type VI secretion system baseplate subunit TssF: MINRYYQRELANLRDLAAEFSKKHPALAPMLSGPSQDPDVERLLEGTAFLSGLLAQKLDDEFPEIIHGLMRLVFPHYLSPVPSMTILKFTPKRSLLEALQVPAGTQTSSIPVEGTGCTFTTCYGVELLPLALTDVSLLQTGGRASALKLSFELTGMQLDKWTSKKLRLHLAGDYGHAADRYLALMRHTARITLRATDGGGTPAVLPKSSLVPVGFGEDEAAIPYPKQSYPGYRILQEYFTLPEKFLFLDVKGLDQWLDRGQGRSFEMLFEFMAPVNDPPAFPRDSVALFATPAINLFPHEADPILLDHRMPEYKVFASGGATGHYQVYSVDKVIGFQQGSVGQREYYPFEMFNPMSEARPVYSLNHRQSALEEKTDLYLSVAYPKGTTEPQTETLSLTIRCTNSTLPENLQIGDISKPTETSPVLADFSNLRPPTATRQPPIGKESLWRLLSHLYLNYLPMADTENLKALVKLYIFPETKDRAGVLAGIKRAEAISEMNVETTNRLVGGVMMRGQLIEMKLDPTGFASMGDMYLFGSVLDGFLGGYAAVNCFTRLGVEDVYKKERFEWPARIGERFLL, from the coding sequence GTGATCAATCGCTACTACCAGCGCGAACTGGCCAATCTGCGCGACCTGGCCGCGGAGTTCTCCAAGAAACACCCGGCCCTGGCCCCCATGCTTTCGGGCCCCAGCCAAGACCCGGACGTGGAGCGCCTGCTCGAAGGCACGGCTTTTCTCTCCGGGCTTCTGGCCCAGAAGCTCGACGATGAATTCCCCGAGATCATTCACGGGCTCATGCGACTTGTCTTTCCGCATTACCTGAGCCCGGTGCCGTCCATGACCATTCTGAAGTTCACGCCAAAGCGTTCCCTTTTGGAGGCTCTTCAGGTTCCGGCAGGGACGCAGACCTCATCAATCCCCGTGGAGGGGACCGGCTGCACGTTCACCACCTGCTACGGGGTGGAGCTTCTGCCGCTGGCGCTTACGGACGTCTCCCTGCTGCAGACAGGCGGGCGGGCATCAGCCTTGAAGCTCTCCTTCGAACTCACCGGCATGCAGTTGGACAAATGGACGTCAAAAAAACTTCGTCTCCACTTGGCGGGAGATTACGGTCACGCTGCCGACAGATACCTGGCTCTCATGCGCCACACAGCGCGCATAACCCTGCGGGCAACGGATGGCGGGGGAACACCCGCGGTGCTGCCCAAGTCGAGCCTTGTACCGGTGGGGTTCGGCGAAGATGAAGCGGCAATCCCCTATCCCAAACAGTCCTATCCCGGATACCGCATCCTCCAGGAATATTTCACACTCCCAGAGAAGTTCCTGTTTCTTGACGTGAAGGGCCTGGACCAGTGGCTGGACCGTGGCCAGGGGCGCTCCTTCGAGATGCTCTTTGAATTCATGGCCCCGGTGAACGATCCTCCCGCTTTCCCACGGGATTCGGTGGCCCTTTTCGCCACTCCGGCCATCAATCTGTTCCCGCATGAGGCCGACCCCATCCTGCTCGACCACAGGATGCCCGAATACAAGGTCTTCGCGAGCGGCGGGGCGACTGGGCACTACCAGGTGTACTCGGTGGACAAGGTGATCGGATTCCAGCAGGGCTCGGTGGGGCAACGCGAGTACTACCCCTTCGAGATGTTCAACCCCATGAGCGAGGCCAGGCCGGTCTACTCCCTGAACCATCGCCAGAGCGCGCTGGAGGAGAAGACGGATCTCTATCTTTCGGTGGCCTATCCCAAGGGAACCACCGAACCCCAGACTGAAACCCTCTCGCTCACCATCCGTTGCACCAACTCCACCCTGCCCGAGAACCTCCAGATCGGCGACATCTCAAAACCCACGGAGACCTCGCCAGTTCTGGCGGATTTCTCCAACTTGCGGCCACCCACGGCCACGCGCCAGCCGCCCATCGGCAAGGAGAGCCTGTGGCGGCTTTTGTCGCACCTCTACCTGAACTATCTTCCCATGGCGGACACGGAGAACCTGAAGGCTCTGGTGAAGCTCTACATCTTCCCGGAAACCAAGGACCGGGCCGGGGTTCTGGCGGGCATCAAGCGGGCCGAGGCCATCTCCGAGATGAACGTCGAGACCACCAACCGGCTGGTCGGCGGTGTGATGATGCGAGGCCAGCTCATTGAAATGAAGCTCGACCCCACGGGGTTTGCGAGCATGGGCGACATGTATCTGTTCGGTTCCGTGCTGGACGGTTTTCTTGGGGGCTACGCGGCGGTAAACTGCTTCACCCGTTTGGGCGTCGAGGACGTCTACAAGAAGGAGCGCTTTGAATGGCCGGCCAGGATCGGGGAACGCTTCCTCTTGTAA
- the tssG gene encoding type VI secretion system baseplate subunit TssG yields the protein MAGQDRGTLPLVIEGLVAKPQSYSFFQAIRLLKLWTGKTTEPDAQVFYDDILRVRPHLSLSFPGSDITEIEILPPVEEGDQARIGLEATFLGIYGTGSPLPTFYTEELLEERSDDKSVSRDFLDILGNRTYIHFYRAWAKYRLMVKALDEEDRDYLDRLYCLLGLGHEELRTKLSRPSAALRYIGLFTQYPRSALGLKTMLADAVDEAKVDVEQCVHRWVPIPDDQRNCLGTAGCSLGEDCWVGSLVEDRMGKITVEFGGLKAPQFHELLPGKELNYHVESLIGMYLVEPVEHDLRLKLEPGEVQPARPGQPLWSRLGYDTWILTQGYSGEAEVTFKGFDGVPA from the coding sequence ATGGCCGGCCAGGATCGGGGAACGCTTCCTCTTGTAATTGAGGGGCTGGTCGCCAAGCCCCAGAGCTATTCGTTCTTCCAGGCCATCCGCCTGCTCAAGCTCTGGACCGGCAAGACCACCGAGCCCGACGCCCAGGTCTTCTACGACGACATCCTCCGGGTGCGTCCGCATCTTTCCCTTTCCTTCCCCGGCTCGGACATCACCGAAATCGAAATCCTTCCTCCCGTGGAGGAGGGGGATCAGGCGCGAATTGGGCTCGAAGCTACGTTCCTTGGAATCTACGGCACCGGTTCGCCCCTGCCCACTTTCTACACCGAAGAGCTTTTGGAGGAGCGTTCCGACGACAAAAGCGTTTCCCGCGACTTCCTGGATATCCTGGGCAACAGGACCTACATCCATTTCTACCGGGCCTGGGCCAAATACCGGCTCATGGTCAAGGCCTTGGACGAGGAGGACCGGGATTACCTGGACCGCCTCTACTGCCTGCTGGGGCTGGGGCACGAAGAGCTTCGCACCAAGCTGTCGCGCCCCTCGGCGGCGCTTCGCTACATCGGGCTTTTCACCCAGTATCCGCGCTCGGCCCTGGGGCTCAAGACCATGCTGGCCGATGCCGTGGACGAGGCAAAGGTTGATGTGGAGCAGTGCGTGCACCGCTGGGTGCCCATTCCCGATGACCAACGAAACTGCCTGGGAACAGCCGGGTGTTCGCTTGGAGAGGACTGCTGGGTGGGGTCGTTGGTTGAAGACCGCATGGGCAAGATCACCGTGGAGTTCGGGGGCCTGAAGGCCCCGCAGTTCCACGAGTTGCTGCCCGGGAAGGAACTCAACTACCATGTGGAGAGCCTGATCGGCATGTACCTGGTGGAGCCGGTGGAACACGACCTGCGCTTGAAGCTCGAACCGGGTGAGGTGCAGCCGGCCAGGCCGGGGCAACCGCTCTGGTCGCGCCTTGGATACGACACCTGGATACTGACCCAGGGCTATTCCGGCGAGGCCGAGGTGACCTTCAAGGGTTTTGACGGGGTTCCGGCCTGA
- a CDS encoding HPP family protein, which yields MKDYLAKMRGNGQSPPRASAREIGWSWLGAVLGIALVGYLDSLLVQSTEAILLIGSFGASAVLLFGAPRSPLAQPRNVIGGHMLSALVGVSMRLVLPDPAWACAALTVATAIALMHATGTLHPPGGATALIAAAGGGKIAALGYVFVLVPAGTGAMVLVAVALVVNNLAKARKYPDYWW from the coding sequence ATGAAAGACTACCTGGCCAAGATGCGCGGCAACGGGCAAAGCCCGCCCCGCGCCTCCGCCCGCGAAATAGGCTGGTCGTGGTTGGGGGCGGTTCTGGGCATCGCCCTGGTGGGGTACCTTGATTCGCTCCTGGTGCAGAGCACGGAGGCGATTCTTCTCATAGGCTCTTTCGGAGCCTCGGCAGTGCTCCTCTTCGGCGCTCCCAGGAGCCCGCTGGCCCAGCCCCGCAACGTGATCGGCGGGCACATGCTCTCGGCCCTGGTGGGAGTGAGCATGCGGCTTGTGCTGCCGGACCCTGCCTGGGCCTGCGCGGCGCTGACCGTGGCCACGGCCATTGCGCTGATGCACGCCACCGGCACCCTGCACCCTCCCGGAGGAGCCACTGCCCTCATCGCAGCCGCTGGCGGGGGCAAGATAGCTGCCCTGGGGTATGTGTTCGTACTTGTTCCGGCCGGAACAGGCGCGATGGTCCTGGTGGCCGTGGCGCTGGTGGTGAACAATCTGGCCAAGGCCAGGAAGTATCCCGATTATTGGTGGTAA